A part of Numenius arquata chromosome 2, bNumArq3.hap1.1, whole genome shotgun sequence genomic DNA contains:
- the RPS16 gene encoding small ribosomal subunit protein uS9 isoform X2, whose amino-acid sequence MPAKGPLQSVQVFGRKKTATAVAHCKRGNGLIKLLEPVLLLGKERFAGVDIRVRVKGGGHVAQIYAIRQAISKALVAYYQKYVDEASKKEIKDILIQYDRTLLVADPRRCESKKFGGPGARARYQKSYR is encoded by the exons ATGCCGGCCAAGGGCCCCTTGCAGAGCGTCCAGGTCTTCGGGCGGAAG AAAACAGCAACCGCTGTTGCCCActgcaagagaggaaatggcctcattaAA ctgcttgAACCTGTCCTCCTCCTGGGGAAGGAACGGTTTGCTGGTGTTGACATCAGAGTCCGTGTAAAGGGTGGTGGCCATGTAGCACAGATCTACG ctatcCGTCAAGCTATTTCCAAAGCATTGGTGGCTTACTATCAAAAAT atgttgATGAAGCTTCTAAGAAAGAGATCAAGGATATTCTAATCCAGTATGATAGGACTCTGCTGGTTGCAGATCCTCGCCGTTGTGAATCAAAGAAATTTGGAGGACCTGGTGCTCGTGCACGCTACCAGAAGTCTTACCGTTAA
- the RPS16 gene encoding small ribosomal subunit protein uS9 isoform X1, whose protein sequence is MPAKGPLQSVQVFGRKKTATAVAHCKRGNGLIKVNGRPLEMIEPRTLQYKLLEPVLLLGKERFAGVDIRVRVKGGGHVAQIYAIRQAISKALVAYYQKYVDEASKKEIKDILIQYDRTLLVADPRRCESKKFGGPGARARYQKSYR, encoded by the exons ATGCCGGCCAAGGGCCCCTTGCAGAGCGTCCAGGTCTTCGGGCGGAAG AAAACAGCAACCGCTGTTGCCCActgcaagagaggaaatggcctcattaAAGTGAATGGAAGACCTCTGGAAATGATTGAGCCCAGAACTCTGCAGTACAAA ctgcttgAACCTGTCCTCCTCCTGGGGAAGGAACGGTTTGCTGGTGTTGACATCAGAGTCCGTGTAAAGGGTGGTGGCCATGTAGCACAGATCTACG ctatcCGTCAAGCTATTTCCAAAGCATTGGTGGCTTACTATCAAAAAT atgttgATGAAGCTTCTAAGAAAGAGATCAAGGATATTCTAATCCAGTATGATAGGACTCTGCTGGTTGCAGATCCTCGCCGTTGTGAATCAAAGAAATTTGGAGGACCTGGTGCTCGTGCACGCTACCAGAAGTCTTACCGTTAA